The proteins below come from a single Chitinophaga pinensis DSM 2588 genomic window:
- a CDS encoding RagB/SusD family nutrient uptake outer membrane protein, translating to MKRLAIILLVTGTMAASCNKLDESASSLITSSQFYKTKADAIAAVAAVYSTLNTDAAGDFPMYGRNMNLLTGNGSDDQVFSPSNTNTDVRALGTATYVPANDRIKKNWQQHYFGISRANVAIDNIPSIDFDTAQRAGLVREAKFIRGLLYFNIVRFWGDAPLILHDPTNIDVKAQQVKRSPKDSVYAQVIRDLTDATLLPKTYTGGDIGRATSGAAHAILAKVYVTRREWSKALTEINEVINGGYGYALFDKFSEVFQQATKNGKEHIFSVQFGTNLGAKNSTQSLSSGNFSSFNAAVYPGDLPADSTLFQLFAATDNRRDVTFLTRIYNAATGNYVTFSPARFGKFIDYSITPLNNQAQSGINYPVIRYADILLLKAEVLNEIAGNPTTEAYTAINAVRARASVAGLTQGLNQADFRDSVFLERRKEFIQEGNRWFDLSRRGGSYLYDALKKLPAKTGAALKDTLFPIPQAEIDINNQLTNNPGW from the coding sequence ATGAAAAGACTAGCTATCATATTACTGGTAACAGGTACTATGGCTGCGTCCTGCAACAAACTGGATGAGTCGGCGTCTTCCCTGATTACTTCTTCACAATTCTATAAAACGAAGGCGGATGCTATCGCTGCTGTTGCGGCGGTGTATAGTACGCTGAATACAGATGCTGCCGGCGACTTTCCGATGTATGGCAGGAATATGAATCTGCTGACCGGTAATGGCAGCGATGATCAGGTGTTTAGTCCGTCGAACACCAATACTGATGTCCGTGCATTAGGAACCGCAACTTATGTACCTGCGAATGACAGGATCAAGAAGAACTGGCAGCAGCATTACTTTGGCATCAGTCGCGCTAATGTGGCGATAGATAATATTCCTTCCATCGACTTTGATACTGCTCAGCGGGCAGGATTGGTAAGGGAAGCGAAGTTTATAAGGGGACTCCTGTATTTCAATATCGTGCGTTTCTGGGGAGATGCGCCTTTGATATTACATGATCCGACCAATATCGATGTAAAGGCGCAACAGGTGAAGCGGTCTCCTAAGGACAGTGTATATGCGCAGGTGATCCGGGATCTGACAGATGCGACTTTGTTACCGAAGACCTATACCGGGGGAGACATTGGCCGGGCAACCAGCGGCGCTGCTCATGCGATACTGGCGAAGGTATATGTGACACGCCGGGAATGGAGCAAAGCCCTGACAGAGATCAATGAAGTGATCAATGGCGGATATGGGTATGCGCTGTTTGATAAATTTTCAGAGGTGTTTCAGCAGGCAACGAAGAATGGGAAGGAGCATATCTTCTCTGTACAATTCGGCACGAACCTGGGGGCCAAGAATAGTACGCAGTCCCTGAGCAGTGGTAATTTCTCCTCATTTAATGCAGCTGTTTATCCTGGCGACCTGCCGGCTGACAGCACCTTGTTCCAGTTATTCGCTGCTACGGATAACAGGAGGGATGTGACCTTCCTGACGCGGATCTACAATGCAGCTACCGGCAATTATGTCACCTTCAGTCCGGCCCGTTTCGGCAAATTCATTGACTATTCCATCACTCCCCTGAATAACCAGGCACAGAGTGGAATTAATTATCCGGTAATCAGATATGCGGATATACTCCTGCTGAAAGCCGAGGTCCTGAATGAAATCGCAGGAAATCCTACTACGGAGGCTTATACAGCTATTAATGCCGTAAGGGCAAGGGCAAGTGTCGCCGGATTGACACAGGGGCTAAATCAGGCTGATTTTCGCGATTCTGTCTTCCTGGAGAGAAGGAAAGAGTTTATACAGGAAGGAAACCGCTGGTTTGATCTGTCGAGAAGAGGGGGCAGTTACCTGTATGATGCTTTAAAGAAGCTGCCGGCTAAAACGGGCGCTGCCTTGAAGGATACCCTTTTCCCGATCCCGCAGGCCGAAATAGACATCAACAATCAACTCACCAATAATCCTGGCTGGTAA
- a CDS encoding sulfatase-like hydrolase/transferase: MKFFTLSTVILVSGLALKAQQPYQGTVGRTLADSKEWWPAPVKPAAGSPNVIWILLDDVGFGATSTFGGVISTPTFDSLANNGLRYTNFHTAAICAPTRAALMTGRNHHAVHMGGFAHYFSSAGFPGYDGRIPSSSGTIAEILKESGYNTFAVGKYGLTPDEDTSDAGPFDRWPSGKGFEHFFGFLGSETDQYKPALVEDNVNIKPDGRHLSEQITDKAISYIARQKKAAPDKPFFLYYAPGATHAPHQVTPEWSDRYKGKFDGGWDVFREQVFANQKKQGIIPANAKLPERNEDIQAWNTLKPDQQKLYARFMEIYAGYLTYTDHEVSRVINYLRSINQLDNTLIFVVLGDNGGSKEGTQEGTVSKAYTPRRNKGLTRDSARLFNEAHISEIGTPASDANYPLGWAQASNTPFKYWKQDANSEGGTRNPLIVFYPKGIKEKGIRTQYGYVSDLLPTTLEFLKIPFPQEIKGVKQDSLHGTSLVYSFENASAPSRHTEQYYYIFGSRAIYKDGWKAGAAHHPDMVELNDYSGSAKQVPAKNFDKDVWELYNLNEDFNERVNLAEKYPEKLAELKQLFEANAKKYNIYPFIDWEDVFRARLINSKKAFSAAAK; encoded by the coding sequence ATGAAATTCTTCACTTTAAGCACAGTGATACTTGTAAGCGGGCTAGCGCTGAAGGCCCAGCAACCTTATCAGGGTACGGTGGGCCGTACCCTGGCGGACTCAAAAGAATGGTGGCCGGCGCCGGTAAAGCCAGCTGCAGGGTCACCCAATGTGATCTGGATACTCCTGGATGATGTAGGTTTCGGAGCCACCAGTACATTTGGCGGTGTGATCAGTACACCGACATTTGATAGTCTGGCGAATAACGGCCTGCGTTATACCAATTTCCATACTGCCGCGATCTGCGCCCCTACCAGGGCAGCACTGATGACCGGCAGGAACCATCATGCGGTGCATATGGGCGGGTTTGCACATTACTTCTCTTCAGCAGGTTTCCCTGGTTATGACGGACGTATTCCTTCCAGTTCAGGGACTATCGCAGAAATCCTGAAAGAGAGCGGTTACAACACCTTTGCGGTGGGTAAATATGGTCTGACGCCTGACGAGGATACCTCTGATGCAGGTCCTTTCGACCGCTGGCCTTCAGGTAAGGGATTCGAACACTTCTTTGGTTTCCTGGGATCGGAGACCGACCAATATAAACCGGCCCTGGTGGAAGACAACGTGAATATCAAACCAGATGGCAGACACCTGAGTGAGCAGATCACGGATAAAGCCATCAGTTATATCGCCCGCCAGAAGAAAGCGGCGCCTGACAAGCCCTTCTTCCTGTATTATGCACCCGGCGCTACACATGCGCCGCACCAGGTGACGCCTGAATGGAGCGATCGTTATAAAGGAAAATTTGATGGTGGATGGGATGTGTTCAGGGAACAGGTCTTTGCCAATCAGAAGAAGCAGGGTATCATTCCTGCGAATGCAAAACTGCCGGAACGAAATGAAGATATACAGGCATGGAATACCCTCAAGCCGGATCAGCAGAAACTGTATGCCCGCTTTATGGAGATATATGCCGGTTATCTGACTTATACCGACCATGAAGTAAGTCGTGTAATTAACTACCTGCGTTCTATCAATCAGCTGGACAACACCCTGATCTTTGTGGTGCTGGGCGATAATGGTGGCAGCAAGGAAGGTACCCAGGAAGGAACGGTTTCAAAGGCTTATACGCCGAGAAGAAACAAAGGACTGACCCGCGATTCGGCCAGGTTGTTCAATGAGGCACATATCAGCGAGATTGGTACACCGGCTTCTGACGCCAACTATCCTTTAGGATGGGCACAGGCTTCCAATACGCCGTTTAAATACTGGAAACAGGATGCCAATTCTGAAGGAGGAACCCGTAATCCGCTGATCGTCTTTTATCCTAAGGGAATCAAGGAAAAAGGCATCCGTACACAATATGGCTATGTGTCAGACCTGCTGCCGACGACACTGGAATTCCTGAAAATACCATTCCCGCAGGAAATCAAAGGAGTCAAACAGGATAGTCTCCATGGTACTTCGCTGGTATATTCTTTTGAAAATGCCAGTGCACCTTCCCGTCATACCGAACAGTACTACTACATATTTGGCTCCCGCGCGATTTATAAAGACGGATGGAAGGCAGGCGCTGCACATCATCCTGATATGGTGGAACTGAATGATTATTCCGGTAGTGCCAAGCAGGTACCTGCAAAAAACTTTGACAAGGATGTATGGGAGCTGTATAATCTGAATGAAGACTTTAATGAGCGCGTGAACCTGGCGGAGAAGTATCCGGAGAAACTGGCAGAATTGAAACAATTGTTTGAAGCCAATGCGAAAAAGTATAATATCTATCCGTTTATCGATTGGGAGGATGTATTCCGCGCAAGGCTAATTAATTCAAAAAAGGCATTCAGTGCCGCTGCAAAATGA